The Planococcus halocryophilus nucleotide sequence AACAAGCAGAAAAACTCCATTCACAGCGAGTGTGAATGGAGTGAGACTATAGACAAGCTCGAAGTATTCGAGTGGTCTATAGTCTTTTTTCTTTTACCTAAACTAGGGATAACTATATAATTTTCAAATTGTGACTAGTTTTTTCAAACGTATATAATACATCCAGAGTTTGACTAACAAGGATCCATAAACAAAAATACATAGGGCAAATGCAAAAGTCCCCCACGATAACCACTGAGAAAACCCTGTTTGTCTACTCAAACTGTTAAATAGAAAGTAAGTATACAAAAGTGTAAAAGGTAAAAAGAAGGCAGTATACGTAAGGACCATCTTTTTCGTCTGTTTGATTCGAGTCGAATCATCGCTATAAAATTGTGGTCGCTCTTGATTTTCTTTGTATTCTTGACTCCAAATGGTCCACTTTTCTAAATTAGAAATGGAGTTAAAGCAATTAGACCAGCCGGCTTCTTGATGAATAGAAAAATAACTTGCAGGGGGTTGACGTTGGTAATCGACTTTATAAGCCATGCGACGCGGATCGCCTGTTGTAAAGTGAAAAATCATGCCGATTTGATTGACGCGATACAAATTGAATCCACGTTGTTCCATCGACTCTAGCCAATTTTCCAGTTTGTCAGGAGAATACATCCAAGCGAATCGAATTTTGCTTACCCTGTGTCCTGAACGTTTCAGTTCTCTTTCTTGCTGTTTGTCGATTCTCTTACCCCTTGGAAGAGTCTCTAGGATTAGTGGATCTCTAAGGTTTTTATTCGATTTTGCAATTTTGATAATCGAATAAATGCCCAGCCCAACTAAACCAATGACTAATGCAAAAAATAAATACGTCAAAATCCAATAAGGGCTTTCTTCTACAACAATAGCTTCATCCGTAAATATGTACGAAAAAGCTAAAGAAATAGGGGCAATTAATATAGAAAGTAAATAAAATAAAAGTCCAAAAAACACATATGTAATTGTTTGGTTGTGCTTAATAATACCGTCTCTAGTTGGAGAATT carries:
- a CDS encoding DUF2812 domain-containing protein, whose translation is MKKMYRPFWSYDVKKTEAWLSQMANNGHVFEKLNRWTHCFYFNEGATESRVFRIAYDKFKSPTLASTLQNDGWEMAGLAGKWQISTNRQPEETIKNSPTRDGIIKHNQTITYVFFGLLFYLLSILIAPISLAFSYIFTDEAIVVEESPYWILTYLFFALVIGLVGLGIYSIIKIAKSNKNLRDPLILETLPRGKRIDKQQERELKRSGHRVSKIRFAWMYSPDKLENWLESMEQRGFNLYRVNQIGMIFHFTTGDPRRMAYKVDYQRQPPASYFSIHQEAGWSNCFNSISNLEKWTIWSQEYKENQERPQFYSDDSTRIKQTKKMVLTYTAFFLPFTLLYTYFLFNSLSRQTGFSQWLSWGTFAFALCIFVYGSLLVKLWMYYIRLKKLVTI